The Micromonospora sp. WMMD961 genome has a segment encoding these proteins:
- a CDS encoding GNAT family N-acetyltransferase, with protein sequence MDGGDLVVPAGTARLRFRRLTMGDVDALVELDSDPEVMRFLSGGVATALATVRDEQLPRLLAQYERHPGLGRWAALDRESGEFLGWFALDPSADGTEAELGYRLRRSTWGRGLATEGSRALVRYAFDTVGVRRVWAETMAVNERSRRVMAKAGLRHVRTFHLQWDDPIPGTEHGEVEYEVVQERPAARRAR encoded by the coding sequence GTGGATGGCGGTGACCTGGTGGTTCCTGCGGGGACCGCGCGGCTGCGGTTTCGGCGGTTGACCATGGGCGACGTGGACGCGCTGGTCGAGCTGGACAGCGACCCCGAGGTGATGCGGTTCCTCAGCGGTGGGGTGGCCACTGCGCTGGCGACGGTCCGGGACGAGCAGTTGCCGAGGTTGCTGGCCCAGTACGAGCGGCATCCCGGGTTGGGGCGCTGGGCGGCGCTCGATCGGGAGTCCGGCGAGTTCCTGGGGTGGTTCGCGCTCGACCCGTCGGCGGACGGCACCGAGGCCGAGTTGGGCTACCGGCTGCGCCGCTCGACGTGGGGGCGCGGGCTGGCGACCGAGGGGTCGCGGGCGCTGGTCCGGTACGCCTTCGACACCGTCGGGGTGCGGCGGGTCTGGGCCGAGACGATGGCGGTCAACGAACGGTCCCGGCGGGTGATGGCGAAGGCCGGGCTGCGCCACGTGCGCACGTTCCACCTGCAGTGGGACGACCCGATTCCAGGCACCGAGCACGGCGAGGTGGAGTACGAGGTGGTTCAGGAGCGGCCGGCGGCGCGGCGGGCACGGTAG
- the rlmB gene encoding 23S rRNA (guanosine(2251)-2'-O)-methyltransferase RlmB, whose translation MAGNSQRRGRRLTSKASAPKGSGGKNKDSLAGRGRTLPADERPWHKGYSGTEKLPQRTAWKQDKERRAAAEEGRAPKIGQPGTKDTTWGRGGGRGVPAGRGATGGRGGKPTARSGPRVTPGRKSNPSKDTPELLVGRNPVLEALRAQVPATALYTAQGIDMDDRINEIIRTAADRGIANLEISRAELDRMTGGVLHQGVGLQVPPFAYQPFEDMVAASLEQQAPLLVALDGVTDPRNLGAVIRSAAAFGAQGVFVPERRAAGITATAWRTSAGAAARVPVAQVTNLTRSLKACRDAGFMVVGLDADGDTDLYDLEAAVGPLVVVVGSEGRGLSRLVGETCDLTVSIPMISEVESLNASVAAAVALAEVARRRSVEL comes from the coding sequence ATGGCCGGCAACTCGCAGCGCCGTGGCCGGCGACTGACGTCGAAGGCAAGCGCCCCCAAGGGCTCCGGCGGCAAGAACAAGGACTCGTTGGCCGGGCGGGGCCGTACCCTTCCCGCCGACGAGCGGCCGTGGCACAAGGGCTACTCGGGCACCGAGAAGCTGCCGCAGCGCACCGCCTGGAAGCAGGACAAGGAGCGCCGCGCGGCGGCCGAGGAGGGGCGGGCCCCGAAGATCGGTCAGCCGGGCACCAAGGACACCACCTGGGGCCGGGGCGGCGGTCGGGGTGTGCCGGCCGGCCGGGGTGCGACCGGCGGTCGGGGCGGCAAGCCCACCGCACGGTCCGGCCCCCGGGTCACGCCGGGGCGCAAGTCCAACCCCTCCAAGGACACCCCGGAGCTGCTGGTCGGGCGTAACCCGGTGCTGGAGGCGCTGCGCGCCCAGGTGCCGGCGACGGCGCTCTACACCGCCCAGGGCATCGACATGGACGACCGGATCAACGAGATCATCCGGACCGCCGCCGACCGGGGCATCGCCAACCTGGAGATCAGCCGGGCCGAACTGGACCGGATGACCGGTGGGGTGCTGCACCAGGGCGTCGGGCTCCAGGTGCCGCCTTTCGCGTACCAGCCCTTCGAGGACATGGTCGCCGCCTCCCTGGAGCAGCAGGCCCCGCTGCTGGTCGCGCTGGACGGCGTCACCGACCCCCGCAACCTGGGCGCGGTGATCCGCTCGGCTGCCGCGTTCGGCGCGCAGGGTGTCTTCGTACCCGAGCGGAGGGCTGCCGGGATCACCGCGACCGCGTGGCGGACCAGTGCCGGCGCGGCCGCGCGGGTGCCAGTGGCGCAGGTGACCAACCTGACCCGGTCGTTGAAGGCGTGCCGCGACGCCGGCTTCATGGTCGTCGGCCTGGACGCCGACGGCGACACCGACCTGTACGACCTGGAGGCCGCGGTCGGGCCGCTGGTGGTGGTGGTCGGTTCCGAGGGGCGCGGTCTTTCCCGCCTGGTCGGGGAGACCTGCGACCTGACCGTGAGCATTCCGATGATCTCCGAGGTCGAGTCGCTCAACGCCAGCGTGGCGGCGGCGGTCGCCCTGGCCGAGGTCGCCCGCCGGCGTTCCGTCGAGCTGTAG
- the cysS gene encoding cysteine--tRNA ligase → MTLRLYDTATRSVRDFVPREAGKVGVYLCGLTLQAPPHIGHLRSGVNYDVLRRWLLAAGYEVTFIRNLTDIDDKILVKAGEQGRPFWSIAYANELLLAESYRSLNVLPPTYEPRATGHIPEMHELITKLIADGHAYPATDGSGDVYFDVASWPAYGSLSGQSPDAMQSAGDAPDRGKRDPRDFALWKGAKPDEPADAYWPSPWGLGRPGWHIECSAMCWRYLGPEFDIHGGGLDLTFPHHENEIAQSQAAGLPFARYWVHHGLLSIGGAKMGKSAGNALDLAYVDSLGVRPVELRYYYAAAHYRSVIDYSEDSLRDAATAYRRIEGFVQRAAERVGAGQPGDLPDGFVAAMNDDLNTSAALAVLQQHLRDGNTALSAGDDVTVRTTLAVVRAMLDILGIDPLDPAWTGGGRSDDLRAVVDSLIALALEQRAQARGRKDWTAADAVRDQLKLAGVVVEDTPQGPRWTIGEQD, encoded by the coding sequence GTGACGCTACGCCTGTATGACACCGCCACCCGATCGGTGCGGGACTTCGTCCCGCGGGAAGCCGGCAAGGTGGGGGTCTACCTGTGTGGTCTCACTCTGCAGGCCCCGCCGCACATCGGCCACCTTCGCTCCGGCGTCAACTATGACGTGCTGCGTCGCTGGCTGTTGGCCGCCGGCTACGAGGTCACCTTCATTCGCAATCTGACCGACATCGACGACAAGATCCTGGTCAAGGCCGGCGAGCAGGGTCGCCCGTTCTGGTCGATCGCGTACGCGAACGAGCTGCTGCTCGCCGAGTCGTACCGGTCGTTGAACGTGTTGCCGCCCACCTACGAGCCGCGGGCCACCGGGCACATCCCGGAGATGCACGAGCTGATCACGAAGCTGATCGCCGACGGGCACGCGTACCCGGCCACCGACGGCTCCGGCGACGTCTACTTCGACGTGGCGTCCTGGCCGGCGTACGGGTCGCTGTCGGGTCAGTCGCCGGACGCGATGCAGTCGGCCGGGGACGCACCGGACCGGGGCAAGCGGGATCCGCGTGACTTCGCGCTGTGGAAGGGTGCCAAACCGGACGAGCCGGCGGACGCGTACTGGCCGTCGCCGTGGGGGTTGGGCCGTCCGGGCTGGCACATCGAGTGCTCGGCGATGTGCTGGCGGTATCTCGGTCCGGAGTTCGACATCCACGGCGGTGGGCTGGACCTGACGTTCCCGCACCACGAGAACGAGATCGCCCAGTCCCAGGCCGCCGGGCTGCCGTTCGCCCGCTACTGGGTGCACCACGGGCTGCTCAGCATCGGTGGGGCCAAGATGGGCAAGTCCGCGGGCAACGCGTTGGACCTGGCGTACGTGGATTCGCTCGGGGTTCGGCCGGTGGAGCTGCGTTACTACTACGCCGCGGCGCACTACCGCTCGGTGATCGACTACTCGGAGGATTCGCTGCGGGACGCGGCCACCGCGTACCGCCGGATCGAGGGTTTCGTGCAGCGGGCGGCCGAGCGGGTCGGCGCCGGGCAGCCCGGTGACCTGCCGGACGGGTTCGTCGCGGCGATGAACGACGACCTCAACACGTCCGCCGCGCTGGCCGTGCTGCAACAGCACCTGCGCGACGGCAACACCGCGCTGAGTGCCGGCGACGATGTGACCGTCCGCACCACCCTGGCCGTGGTGCGGGCAATGCTGGATATCCTCGGGATCGACCCCCTCGACCCGGCCTGGACCGGTGGCGGCCGATCGGATGATCTTCGTGCCGTGGTGGACTCCCTGATCGCGCTGGCCCTGGAGCAGCGCGCGCAGGCCCGGGGCCGCAAGGACTGGACCGCCGCGGACGCGGTACGTGACCAGCTCAAGTTGGCCGGCGTGGTGGTCGAGGACACCCCCCAGGGCCCCCGTTGGACTATTGGAGAGCAGGACTGA
- a CDS encoding DMT family transporter: MHSRPAAGAALAVLSAVTFATSGTFARSLIEAGWSAESAVIARVGVAALVLAIPALLSLRGRWSVLRSNASAIAMFGLLGVALAQVCFFNAVRYLPVGVALLLEYLGIILVVAWMWLRHGQRPRRLTVAGSVAALVGLVFVLDLAGTADFHPVGVLWGLGAAFGLAGYFVLAGRVDPRLPSVAMASGGMAVGAAVLLLVGLTGLLPLHATFGDVTFAGQPTSWLVPIAGLSLVAAVIAYLAGIAGTRILGPRLSSFVGLTEVLFAVLIAWLFLNELPTGWQLFGGALIVAGVALVRLDELRGSPVPATPEPVLAGNAR, encoded by the coding sequence ATGCACTCACGACCTGCTGCCGGCGCCGCGTTGGCGGTGCTCTCCGCCGTCACCTTCGCGACCTCCGGCACCTTCGCGCGGTCACTCATCGAGGCCGGCTGGTCGGCCGAGTCGGCGGTGATCGCCCGGGTCGGCGTGGCCGCCCTGGTGCTGGCGATCCCCGCCCTGCTGTCGCTGCGCGGCAGGTGGTCCGTGCTGCGGAGCAACGCCTCGGCGATCGCGATGTTCGGGCTCCTCGGGGTGGCCCTGGCCCAGGTCTGCTTCTTCAACGCCGTGCGCTACCTGCCCGTCGGTGTCGCTCTGTTGCTCGAATACCTCGGCATCATTCTCGTCGTGGCCTGGATGTGGTTGCGGCACGGGCAGCGACCCCGCCGGCTCACCGTGGCCGGATCGGTGGCCGCCCTGGTCGGGCTGGTGTTCGTTCTCGACCTCGCCGGCACCGCCGACTTCCACCCGGTGGGCGTGCTCTGGGGGTTGGGCGCGGCGTTCGGCCTGGCCGGCTACTTCGTGCTCGCCGGCCGGGTCGACCCCCGGCTGCCCTCGGTCGCCATGGCCAGCGGTGGAATGGCCGTCGGTGCCGCCGTGCTGCTCCTCGTCGGGCTGACCGGCCTGCTGCCGCTGCACGCCACCTTCGGCGACGTCACCTTCGCCGGGCAGCCCACCAGCTGGTTGGTACCCATCGCCGGGCTGTCGCTGGTGGCCGCCGTCATCGCGTACCTGGCCGGGATCGCCGGCACCCGCATCCTCGGCCCCCGGCTGTCGTCGTTCGTCGGGCTGACCGAGGTGCTGTTCGCGGTGCTGATCGCCTGGCTCTTCCTGAACGAACTGCCCACCGGCTGGCAACTGTTCGGCGGCGCGTTGATCGTCGCCGGGGTCGCGCTGGTGCGCCTCGACGAACTGCGCGGCTCGCCCGTGCCCGCTACCCCCGAGCCCGTGCTGGCCGGCAACGCCCGGTGA
- a CDS encoding vanadium-dependent haloperoxidase: MGWLQLSLRRRGATALAALTIGITAVVVPAAPAHAAGPADHVLYWNDVLLRTFRQVGGAPGPLARAGAMMHGAMYDAANSALCATGADRCIGQAYRIKVTPTAGITPDLATAIDHAAYDTLRSVYPSINFSADLTAAQEGIPNSAARTEGQRMGVASAQAMISFRAGDGAPDTSTYVDGTVPGQWRRTGSGEPATPSWGLTRPFTMTSNTQFRPGPPAGYSSYATLLASPQYAAQVNEVKSFGAASGSARNADQTQAAWFWANDLDGTYKPPGQLFAHTRIVSAAAQLNQAGNARLFALVGITMADAAVVSWDTKYQTSVDLWRPETAIKLAGSDYRDDTAADPNWKPLSADRNNVSFSPPFPAYTSGHATFGAAWAGAMKGFFGADAFRFIGTTEDPHAVGVTRTFTSFSLAAVENARSRIYLGVHYQFDADAGLSSGTALANYVAGNFLRPAVPAYTLDGFYDGQSYLGGSYPDAVAGGAFTLGFKLAAGGTPVTDLGAVTGITWNGQPGASVGTLAFTNGRYQVTVNPGKACGPGGQTLSVLLRDGSRRNFGVSCTTV, translated from the coding sequence ATGGGCTGGTTGCAACTGTCCCTCCGCCGCCGCGGCGCCACGGCGCTCGCGGCCCTCACCATCGGCATCACCGCCGTCGTGGTACCCGCCGCCCCGGCGCACGCCGCCGGCCCCGCTGACCACGTGCTCTACTGGAACGACGTCCTGCTCCGGACCTTCCGCCAGGTCGGCGGGGCTCCCGGCCCGCTGGCCAGGGCCGGAGCCATGATGCACGGCGCCATGTATGACGCCGCGAACTCCGCGCTCTGCGCCACGGGCGCGGACCGGTGCATCGGGCAGGCGTACCGGATCAAGGTGACCCCGACGGCCGGGATCACCCCCGACCTCGCCACCGCCATCGACCACGCTGCGTACGACACGCTGCGCAGCGTCTATCCGTCGATCAACTTCAGCGCCGACCTGACCGCGGCGCAGGAGGGCATCCCCAACTCCGCGGCGCGTACCGAGGGCCAGCGGATGGGTGTTGCCAGCGCCCAGGCGATGATCAGCTTCCGGGCCGGCGACGGGGCACCGGACACCTCCACCTACGTCGACGGCACCGTGCCCGGCCAGTGGCGGCGCACCGGCTCGGGCGAGCCCGCCACGCCGAGCTGGGGGCTGACCAGGCCGTTCACCATGACCTCCAACACCCAGTTCCGGCCCGGCCCGCCGGCTGGCTACTCCAGCTACGCCACGCTGCTCGCCAGCCCGCAATATGCCGCCCAGGTCAACGAGGTGAAGAGCTTCGGCGCGGCCAGCGGCAGCGCTCGTAACGCGGACCAGACCCAGGCCGCCTGGTTCTGGGCGAACGATCTGGACGGCACCTACAAGCCGCCAGGTCAGCTCTTCGCGCACACCCGGATCGTGTCCGCCGCCGCCCAGCTGAACCAGGCTGGCAACGCCCGCCTGTTCGCCCTGGTCGGGATCACCATGGCCGACGCCGCCGTGGTGTCCTGGGACACCAAGTATCAGACCTCGGTCGACCTGTGGCGGCCGGAGACCGCGATCAAGCTCGCCGGCTCCGACTACCGGGACGACACCGCCGCCGACCCGAACTGGAAGCCGCTCTCCGCCGACCGCAACAACGTGAGCTTCTCCCCGCCGTTCCCCGCGTACACCTCGGGGCACGCCACCTTTGGGGCTGCCTGGGCAGGGGCGATGAAGGGCTTCTTCGGCGCGGACGCCTTCCGCTTCATCGGCACCACGGAGGATCCGCACGCGGTGGGGGTGACCCGCACCTTCACCAGCTTCAGCCTGGCGGCCGTGGAGAACGCCCGCAGCCGGATCTACCTGGGGGTGCACTACCAGTTCGATGCCGACGCAGGGCTGTCGTCCGGCACGGCTCTGGCCAACTACGTCGCCGGGAACTTTCTCCGACCGGCGGTCCCCGCGTACACCCTGGACGGTTTCTACGACGGGCAGAGCTACCTGGGTGGCAGCTACCCGGACGCGGTCGCCGGAGGGGCCTTCACCCTCGGGTTCAAACTCGCTGCCGGCGGCACACCGGTCACTGACCTGGGAGCCGTCACGGGCATCACCTGGAACGGGCAACCAGGAGCGAGCGTCGGCACCCTGGCCTTCACCAACGGCCGCTACCAGGTGACCGTCAACCCCGGCAAGGCGTGCGGTCCAGGCGGCCAAACCCTCTCCGTGCTGCTACGGGACGGGTCACGCCGCAATTTCGGCGTCAGTTGCACCACCGTCTGA
- a CDS encoding AfsR/SARP family transcriptional regulator, whose amino-acid sequence MRFRLLGPLTVEGAEDPLRLDGRRPRAVLAFLLLEAGALLRVEQIVDAVWGDAPPRTVRTQVHAQISVARRWLRALPDVRIVTHATGYALQVAPSDVDVSVFRQLVRQGRTLAGTGQPAEAAEAYRSALGLHRGEPLVDIEAPFAAAAAARLADERLGALAELIGLDLAAGRHHDLIPALSALVERHPWHEPLWCHLLVALNRAGRRGEAIRCYQRARRLFRDELGVEPGSELTLAYRSLLTGGPAAELSGEMARTLNRLSEAERILGEVRQQLSRLGLDGWAARPNPVAPPVPPRSSDGGATDAEIAA is encoded by the coding sequence ATGAGATTCCGATTGTTGGGCCCGCTCACCGTTGAGGGGGCCGAGGATCCGTTGCGTCTTGATGGCAGGCGTCCTCGGGCCGTCCTGGCGTTCCTGCTCCTTGAGGCCGGTGCGCTGCTCCGGGTCGAGCAGATCGTCGACGCGGTATGGGGCGACGCGCCGCCCCGGACGGTGCGAACCCAGGTACACGCCCAGATCTCGGTGGCACGCCGGTGGCTGCGCGCACTGCCGGACGTACGGATCGTCACCCACGCCACCGGGTACGCGTTGCAGGTCGCCCCGTCGGACGTGGACGTGAGCGTGTTCCGGCAGCTCGTCCGGCAGGGTCGAACGCTCGCCGGGACCGGGCAGCCGGCCGAGGCAGCCGAGGCGTACCGGAGCGCCCTGGGTTTGCACCGGGGCGAACCACTCGTCGACATCGAGGCCCCGTTCGCCGCTGCCGCCGCTGCCCGGCTCGCCGACGAGCGTCTCGGCGCACTGGCCGAACTGATTGGCCTGGACCTCGCGGCGGGCCGGCACCACGACCTGATCCCGGCCCTGTCCGCGCTGGTCGAACGGCACCCGTGGCACGAGCCGCTCTGGTGCCATCTGCTGGTGGCGCTGAACCGGGCCGGCCGGCGCGGTGAGGCGATCCGCTGCTACCAGCGGGCCCGCCGGCTGTTCCGCGACGAGTTGGGCGTCGAGCCGGGGTCGGAGCTGACACTGGCCTACCGCTCGTTGCTGACCGGCGGGCCGGCCGCAGAGCTCTCCGGTGAGATGGCCCGCACCCTCAATCGACTCTCGGAGGCGGAGCGGATTCTCGGTGAGGTCCGGCAACAGCTCTCCCGCCTGGGGCTCGACGGGTGGGCGGCGCGGCCGAATCCGGTCGCGCCGCCCGTCCCGCCACGTTCGTCAGACGGTGGTGCAACTGACGCCGAAATTGCGGCGTGA
- a CDS encoding CGNR zinc finger domain-containing protein, translating into MLFAHDTECSLIATAALVNTAGRDGELLPDVAALDAFFVRHSYSGRHEHTDAELRAVKELRPQLRRIWHAEPPEIVALVNGLLLEHKALPQLIEHDDEPYHLHAVPRDAPLATRIAVEAAMAMADLVRSRELSRLRICEYPDCDNVVVDLSRNRSRRFCEAGCGNRAAVTAYRARRAAGRS; encoded by the coding sequence ATGCTATTCGCTCATGACACCGAATGTTCGTTGATCGCCACCGCCGCGCTGGTCAACACCGCGGGCCGGGACGGCGAACTGCTGCCCGACGTCGCCGCGCTGGACGCGTTCTTCGTCCGCCACTCCTACAGCGGACGGCACGAGCACACCGACGCCGAGCTGCGCGCCGTGAAGGAGTTGCGCCCCCAACTGCGCCGCATCTGGCACGCCGAGCCGCCCGAGATCGTCGCGCTGGTCAACGGCCTGCTGCTGGAGCACAAGGCGTTACCCCAGCTCATCGAGCACGACGACGAGCCGTACCACCTGCACGCCGTTCCCCGCGACGCTCCGCTGGCGACCCGGATCGCGGTGGAGGCGGCGATGGCCATGGCGGACCTGGTCCGTTCGCGGGAACTGAGCAGGTTGCGCATCTGCGAGTATCCGGACTGCGACAACGTCGTCGTCGACCTGTCCCGCAACCGGTCGCGGCGGTTCTGCGAGGCCGGTTGCGGCAACCGCGCCGCCGTGACCGCCTACCGTGCCCGCCGCGCCGCCGGCCGCTCCTGA
- a CDS encoding HAD family hydrolase, producing MLTHVVFDADETLLDLRPAVTGGLVAVLDEMRRRTPAAAGVSLAELESDWGAVFGELSAAPVMEIRRAALARSLARAGLDDHLDEIAALFFARRFALTRPFPDVAPALATLRTRYALGFATNGNSRAERCGLAGEFAFEVYAHENGLPKKPDPAFYAAVVQAAGVPPASIAYVGDSPEHDVVGPQRAGLRGIWLNRLNRPLPPGVTPDLEVSGLDALPVALNRLVAARSEDVVDA from the coding sequence GTGCTGACCCACGTGGTGTTCGACGCCGACGAGACCCTGCTGGATCTACGCCCGGCGGTGACCGGCGGGCTGGTGGCCGTCCTCGACGAGATGCGGCGGCGCACACCCGCCGCGGCCGGCGTGTCGCTCGCCGAACTGGAGTCGGACTGGGGGGCGGTCTTCGGCGAGCTGAGCGCCGCCCCGGTGATGGAGATCCGCCGCGCCGCCCTCGCCCGGTCGCTGGCCCGAGCCGGCCTCGACGATCACCTGGACGAGATCGCCGCCCTCTTCTTCGCCCGGCGGTTCGCCCTCACCCGGCCCTTCCCGGACGTCGCGCCGGCGCTGGCGACCCTGCGCACCCGGTACGCGCTGGGCTTCGCCACCAACGGCAACAGCCGCGCCGAACGCTGCGGGCTCGCCGGTGAGTTCGCCTTCGAGGTGTACGCGCACGAGAACGGCCTGCCCAAGAAGCCCGACCCCGCGTTCTACGCTGCGGTAGTCCAGGCCGCCGGTGTGCCGCCGGCCAGCATCGCGTACGTCGGAGACTCGCCCGAGCACGACGTGGTCGGCCCGCAGCGCGCCGGGCTGCGGGGGATCTGGCTCAACCGGCTCAACCGACCACTCCCGCCCGGGGTGACCCCCGACCTAGAGGTGTCCGGTCTGGACGCGCTCCCGGTAGCGCTGAACAGACTGGTCGCTGCCCGTAGCGAAGACGTAGTGGACGCGTAG
- a CDS encoding DUF397 domain-containing protein, with amino-acid sequence MELIGADWRKSSRSNQDNMCVEVATNLGGVVGVRDSKDPDGPVLVVDAYSWRLFVVAPPR; translated from the coding sequence GTGGAGTTGATCGGCGCTGACTGGCGCAAGAGCAGCCGCAGCAACCAGGACAACATGTGCGTCGAGGTGGCTACGAATCTCGGGGGCGTGGTCGGGGTGCGAGACAGCAAGGACCCGGACGGGCCCGTGCTCGTTGTCGACGCGTACTCCTGGCGGCTCTTCGTGGTCGCGCCCCCGCGCTGA
- a CDS encoding helix-turn-helix transcriptional regulator has protein sequence MADGQMTAAAFLIAELRRARVRRGWSQDELAKAVNYSASMVSAVELGQQPPTGKYLELVDRALDTGGLFGRMSTELVSLDRAQPWLRGWQAILEQARTVRWYEHRYVPGLFQTEAYARAVFEAGGLLDAEEVDRRLADRMDRQQVLYSERSPHIVAVLDEAVLRRRVGGRKVMRDQAMHLAGIATSHPRVRLHVVPRSAEEYPGLGGQFSLATLPDGTELAYLECQVRGQELDQPGDLLRLQRVWEATLGEALPPQASVELLSEVAESWS, from the coding sequence ATGGCCGATGGGCAGATGACGGCGGCGGCGTTCCTGATCGCGGAGCTGCGTCGGGCGCGGGTCCGGCGAGGGTGGAGTCAGGACGAGTTGGCGAAGGCGGTCAACTACTCGGCGTCGATGGTCAGCGCCGTCGAGTTGGGTCAACAGCCGCCCACCGGGAAGTACCTGGAACTCGTCGACCGTGCCCTGGACACCGGCGGCCTCTTCGGCCGAATGTCGACCGAGTTGGTGAGCCTGGACCGGGCCCAGCCCTGGCTACGGGGCTGGCAGGCGATCCTTGAGCAGGCGCGCACGGTCCGGTGGTATGAGCACCGCTACGTGCCCGGGCTCTTTCAGACCGAGGCCTACGCGCGGGCGGTCTTCGAGGCGGGTGGCCTGCTCGATGCCGAGGAAGTCGACCGGCGGCTGGCCGACCGGATGGACCGCCAGCAGGTGCTCTACAGCGAACGGTCGCCGCACATCGTGGCGGTGCTGGATGAGGCGGTGTTGCGCCGACGGGTGGGCGGCCGGAAGGTGATGCGCGATCAGGCAATGCACCTGGCGGGCATCGCCACTAGCCACCCTCGGGTCCGGCTGCACGTGGTGCCGCGATCCGCCGAGGAGTACCCGGGGCTCGGCGGGCAGTTCTCGCTGGCCACCCTGCCCGACGGCACGGAGCTGGCCTACCTGGAGTGCCAGGTTCGTGGCCAGGAACTGGACCAGCCAGGGGATCTGCTGCGGTTGCAACGGGTCTGGGAGGCCACCCTGGGCGAAGCCCTGCCCCCGCAGGCGTCCGTCGAGTTGCTGAGCGAGGTGGCCGAGTCGTGGAGTTGA
- a CDS encoding helix-turn-helix domain-containing protein encodes MAQTLDRGLRMLHLVADAQGGLTVTEVATRLGIGRAAVYRLVGPLTGHGMLRRDADGRLRLGAGVLHLARRAQPLLGESALPALRRLAEQAGATAHLTVVEGGEGVALAVVEPSWTSFHVAYRTGARHPLDRGAAGRAILAGRAGLAEPVSSSGELQSGAYGVAAPVLGVPGLEASVGVVALAPLDVDLIGPQVLAAAETVAAALR; translated from the coding sequence ATGGCGCAGACCCTCGACCGGGGGCTGCGGATGCTGCACCTCGTCGCCGACGCGCAGGGCGGTCTGACCGTCACCGAGGTCGCGACCCGGCTGGGGATCGGCCGTGCCGCCGTCTACCGGCTGGTGGGCCCGCTGACCGGGCACGGGATGCTGCGCCGCGACGCCGACGGGCGGCTCCGCCTCGGTGCCGGGGTACTGCACCTGGCCCGACGTGCCCAGCCGCTGCTCGGCGAGAGTGCCCTGCCGGCGCTGCGCCGGCTCGCCGAGCAGGCCGGTGCCACCGCGCACCTGACCGTGGTCGAGGGTGGAGAGGGCGTCGCGCTGGCCGTGGTCGAGCCGAGCTGGACGTCGTTCCACGTCGCCTACCGGACCGGGGCGCGGCACCCGCTGGATCGGGGAGCGGCCGGGCGGGCCATCCTGGCCGGCCGGGCCGGGTTGGCGGAACCGGTGAGCAGCAGCGGGGAGCTGCAGTCCGGGGCGTACGGGGTGGCCGCCCCGGTGCTCGGCGTACCCGGGTTGGAGGCGAGCGTCGGCGTGGTCGCGCTCGCCCCGCTGGACGTCGACCTGATCGGCCCGCAGGTGCTGGCCGCCGCCGAGACCGTCGCCGCCGCCCTCCGCTGA